The Henckelia pumila isolate YLH828 chromosome 2, ASM3356847v2, whole genome shotgun sequence genome includes a window with the following:
- the LOC140883137 gene encoding kinetochore protein NUF2 homolog — MSKFEYPRLPRHEIIAVLAENQIAAVSEADLLHPDPDFVCNVYTHILVHVDALLEDYGQMEFGALEQLENPDTHVHSIQLMNLYNKIRELMTAINCPKSFTPKDLIKPEPERTEHFLSALLNFYLHRETKINLLNPLGNDFNLFEERKLAAEARISQLNAEISECEESRQKELPLVQEVNSKVNELRQTVSSLNTHQRSLKASIKKLKDKAKESDEKISNAEFALVQCVQENANLRSKIVQSPDKLQRAVEEKKLIKTETKDAERATIQLYRDKTTTVEAYSKACKKLYKHLARMLAIQEQVNSGKTVEKDVKALKSKLSDHGVLHKSLQAKLAELQAKVDQSKENKRQLEKEIALNHEEVGKELSNVKLEVESNRHSLESRQRQIELVVAEADAIVSKISSVKEEDGAKMQELSHKYDEILTEFYRYSKLISDLLPAPE; from the exons ATGTCGAAATTTGAATACCCCAGGCTCCCTCGCCACGAAATCATCGCGGTTCTGGCGGAGAACCAAATCGCCGCCGTCTCCGAGGCAGACCTCCTCCACCCCGACCCCGACTTCGTCTGCAATGTCTACACCCACATCCTTGTCCATGTCGACGCTCTACT GGAAGATTATGGGCAGATGGAGTTTGGTGCTCTTGAGCAGTTGGAAAATCCGGATACACATGTGCATTCGATTCAGCTCATGAATTTGTACAACAAGATTCGAGAGCTCATGACCGCCATCAACTGCCCCAAATCCTTCACGCCAAAGGACTTGATAAAGCCGGAGCCCGAACGCACTGAGCACTTTCTTAGTGCCCTTCTCAATTTCTATCTCCATAG AGAGACTAAGATAAATCTATTGAATCCTCTTGGAAATGATTTTAATCTTTTTGAAGAGCGTAAACTAGCTGCAGAAGCAAGAATTTCTCAG TTGAATGCGGAGATATCAGAATGTGAGGAGTCTAGACAAAAGGAGTTGCCACTTGTTCAAGAAGTAAATTCTAAAGTCAATGAATTGCGTCAAACTGTTTCAAGCCTTAATACTCACCAAAGGTCCTTGAAGGCTTCTATTAAAAAATTGAAGGATAAGGCCAAAGAAAGTGATGAGAAG ATCTCGAATGCTGAATTCGCTCTGGTTCAATGCGTCCAAGAAAATGCAAATTTACGATCTAAAATAGTCCAGTCACCAGACAAGCTTCAG AGGGCTGTAGAGGAGAAAAAATTGATTAAAACTGAAACAAAAGATGCTGAAAGAGCAACGATTCAATTGTATCGGGATAAGACTACCACAGTTGAGGCTTATTCTAAG GCTTGCAAGAAATTGTATAAGCACTTGGCTCGGATGCTAGCCATACAGGAGCAG GTGAACTCTGGTAAGACAGTTGAGAAAGATGTGAAGGCTCTCAAAAGTAAGCTTAGTGATCATGGAGTGTTACATAAGTCGCTTCAAGCGAAACTTGCTGAACTGCAAGCAAAAG TGGACCAGtcgaaagaaaataaaaggcaGCTTGAGAAGGAGATAGCTCTTAACCATGAGGAGGTAGGCAAAGAATTAAGCAATGTGAAGTTGGAAGTAGAATCAAACAGACATTCTTTGGAATCAAGACAGAGACAAATAGAGCTCGTGGTTGCTGAG GCAGATGCTATAGTTTCAAAGATCAGTTCCGTTAAGGAGGAGGATGGAGCTAAAATGCAAGAATTAAGCCATAAATATGATGAAATTTTGACCGAG TTCTATCGTTACTCAAAATTGATAAGCGACTTGCTGCCTGCCCCTGAATGA
- the LOC140883136 gene encoding 3-ketoacyl-CoA synthase 7 has protein sequence MVIPPEISLSFIPSSASDQILALISALLFLIYFFSSKSLGIYLIDFSCYLPPANLRVPAAHFIEHVERSDIFDRETIDFQTKVYERSSIGPQSCLPLPVHQIPHDKSLSSSKSEIETILFTVVEDILSKHQVNPKDIDILISNCSIFCPTPSITSMVINKFGFRSNIKSISLSGMGCSAGLVAISLAKDLLKVNRNSLALVLSMEAITSSGYEGKFKSFLLANVLFRMGGVAVLLSNKTHDRKRSKYAIRHLFRTHMGSDNESYESVYQETDESGLVGVSLSRNLLRVAGNALKNNITELAPHILPLDEMIHTGISILRSKLSKTETYHVPDFKRKISHFCIHAGGKAVIDAVQDRLRLSNEDGEASRMTLYRFGNTSSSSVWYELGYLEAKGRVKKGDKVWQIAFGSGFKCNSAIWECITDWDHPKLRNVWSDEIDLYPVSIPDLADY, from the coding sequence ATGGTGATTCCACCAGAAATTTCCCTCTCCTTCATCCCATCTTCTGCCTCCGACCAAATCTTAGCATTAATCAGTGCATTACTCTTCCTTATATACTTCTTTTCATCAAAATCCCTTGGCATTTACCTCATAGACTTTTCATGCTATCTCCCACCTGCAAATCTAAGGGTTCCAGCTGCTCATTTCATAGAACATGTCGAAAGAAGCGATATTTTCGATAGAGAAACCATAGATTTTCAAACAAAAGTGTATGAAAGATCTTCCATTGGGCCTCAATCTTGCCTACCTCTTCCAGTCCATCAAATCCCACATGACAAATCTCTGAGTTCATCCAAATCCGAAATCGAAACCATCCTCTTCACCGTCGTGGAAGACATCCTCTCAAAGCACCAAGTTAACCCCAAAGACATAGACATCCTCATATCCAACTGCAGCATCTTCTGCCCCACACCTTCCATCACATCTATGGTCATTAACAAATTCGGCTTCCGGAGCAACATCAAGAGCATCAGCCTCAGCGGAATGGGATGCAGCGCCGGATTAGTAGCCATCAGCTTAGCCAAAGATTTGCTAAAAGTAAACAGAAACTCACTGGCATTGGTCCTTAGCATGGAAGCCATAACCTCGAGTGGCTATGAAGGAAAGTTCAAATCTTTTCTTCTAGCAAACGTTTTGTTCCGAATGGGGGGCGTCGCAGTCCTGTTATCCAACAAAACCCACGACAGAAAACGATCGAAATATGCCATTCGTCATCTTTTCCGAACCCACATGGGATCAGACAACGAATCTTACGAATCTGTTTATCAAGAAACCGATGAATCCGGGCTAGTGGGAGTTTCTTTATCAAGAAACCTGCTCCGTGTAGCCGGGAATGCGCTGAAAAACAACATAACAGAACTAGCCCCCCATATTTTACCCCTCGACGAGATGATTCACACCGGGATTTCCATATTAAGATCGAAACTTTCGAAGACTGAAACATATCATGTTCCGGATTTCAAAAGAAAGATCAGTCATTTCTGCATACATGCAGGTGGTAAGGCGGTGATCGACGCGGTGCAGGACAGGTTAAGGCTGAGCAACGAAGACGGAGAGGCGTCGAGGATGACACTTTACAGATTCGGGAACACTTCATCTTCCTCTGTTTGGTATGAGCTTGGGTATTTGGAGGCAAAAGGGAGGGTGAAAAAGGGTGATAAGGTTTGGCAGATTGCATTTGGGAGTGGATTCAAGTGTAACAGTGCGATATGGGAATGCATCACAGATTGGGATCATCCCAAGTTGAGGAATGTGTGGTCTGATGAAATAGATTTGTACCCTGTTTCTATCCCAGATCTAGCTGATTATTGA
- the LOC140881410 gene encoding ankyrin repeat domain-containing protein 2B-like, whose amino-acid sequence MSEAVKTPPVSIEEEKSDAAESKAPAASASANSPSGQRTTPVSFAGMPNPFDFSAMTGLMNDPSIKELAEQIAKDPSFSQMAEQLQKTFHGAAIENGIPNFDSQQYYATMQNVMQNPQFMTMAEKLGTAMMQDPAMSGMLEGLTNPANKGQIEERMLQIKEDPSLKPILEEIETGGPAAMMKYWNDKEVLQKLGEAMGFAAVGEAATSAGDDAGEEETDEVNEEESIVHHTASVGDVEGLKKALADGADKDEEDSEGRTALHFACGYGEDVCAQVLLDAGAKVDALDKNKNTPLHYAAGYGRQDCVELLLKNGAAVTLQNLDGKTPIDVAKLNTQDEVLKLLEKDAFL is encoded by the exons AAGAAAAGTCTGATGCAGCTGAGAGTAAAGCTCCTGCTGCCTCAGCATCTGCAAACTCTCCATCTGGGCAGAGAACTACCCCTGTTTCATTTGCTGGAATGCCAAATCCCTTTGATTTTTCAGCCATGACAGGACTTATGAAT GACCCAAGCATCAAGGAATTAGCAGAACAGATAGCTAAAGATCCTTCATTTAGTCAAATGGCGGAGCAGCTGCAGAAAACCTTTCATGGTGCTGCTATTGAAAATGGTATCCCCAACTTTGACTCACAACAATATTATGCTACAATGCAAAATGTTATGCAAAACCCTCAATTTATGACCATGGCCGAGAAACTCGGTACGGCAATGATGCAG GATCCGGCCATGTCTGGCATGCTTGAGGGCTTGACAAATCCAGCTAACAAAGGCCAAATCGAAGAACGAATGTTACAAATTAAGGAAGATCCATCATTAAAGCCTATATTGGAAGAGATTGAGACTGGTGGTCCTGCTGCTATGATGAA GTACTGGAATGATAAAGAGGTACTCCAAAAGTTGGGTGAAGCAATGGGATTTGCAGCTGTTGGAGAAGCTGCCACATCTGCTGGTGATGATGCTGGTGAAGAGGAGACCGATGAAGTTAACGAAGAAGAATCTATTGTTCATCATACTGCTAGTGTTGGTGATGTTGAG GGTTTGAAAAAGGCACTAGCTGATGGTGCTGATAAGGACGAAGAAGACTCTGAGGGAAGGACCGCTTTACATTTTGCATGTGGATATGGCGAG GACGTGTGCGCTCAAGTTCTTCTGGATGCCGGGGCAAAGGTAGATGCTTTGGATAAGAACAAGAACACCCCTCTCCATTATGCTGCGGGCTATGGCAGGCAAGACTGTGTCGAGCTTCTGTTGAAAAACGGCGCTGCTGT CACTCTTCAGAACTTGGACGGTAAGACACCAATAGACGTTGCTAAACTAAACACCCAAGACGAGGTACTAAAGCTGCTTGAAAAAGACGCATTTCTATGA
- the LOC140879604 gene encoding uncharacterized protein isoform X2: MVHTVYSLQCLRRRSRSLSYERHRSRSRSQERHKRRSPTPKRNERQTKKSTSVSSVNVSPSVISGTKETKDASEKLKEEEENKRRQQEAELKLIEEETVKRVSEAIQKKVEERLNSVELNLEIEKLLKEGRKKLVSEVAAQLEKEKESALVETRRNEEQARREKEELERMLEENRRKVEESQRKEALEQQIREEERYKELVELQRQKEEALRRKKQQEEEERANQMKLLGKNKSRPKLSFALGLK; this comes from the exons ATGGTCCACACAGTTTATTCTTTGCAATGTTTGAG AAGACGAAGTCGTTCATTATCTTACGAACGTCACAGAAGTCGTTCCCGctctcaagaacgacataaaCGTCGCTCTCCTACACCAAAGCGCAATGAAAGACAAACGAAAAAGAGTACCTCTGTTTCTTCCGTAAATGTTTCTCCCAGTGTAATCTCTGGTACAAAAGAGACTAAAGATGCAAGTGAAAAGTTAAAAGAAGAAGAGGAAAATAAGAG GCGTCAACAGGAGGCAGAATTAAAACTAATAGAGGAAGAAACTGTGAAGAGGGTATCGGAGGCAATACAGAAGAAAGTCGAAGAGAGATTGAATTCTGTAGAACTCAACCTTGAAATAGAGAAGCTCCTAAAGGAAGGTCGGAAGAAACTTGTTTCTGAGGTTGCGGCTCagcttgaaaaagaaaaagaatctGCTCTTGTAGAAACTCGTCGGAATGAG GAACAAGCAAGAAGAGAAAAAGAAGAGCTGGAACGAATGCTGGAAGAGAATAGGAGGAAGGTGGAAGAATCTCAAAGAAAAGAAGCATTAGAACAGCAAATAAGAGAAGAGGAGCGCTATAAAGAATTGGTGGAGCTCCAGCGGCAGAAAGAAGAGGCTCTCCGAAGGAAAAAACAGCAAGAAGAGGAGGAGCGGGCGAATCAAATGAAATTGTTGGGCAAGAACAAATCTCGACCAAAGTTGTCATTTGCCCTAGGTTTGAAATGA
- the LOC140879604 gene encoding uncharacterized protein isoform X1: MGRDRDISRSPLHRRRYSPSPSPVRFGRHSRRDRSRSPYFRSRRRSRSLSYERHRSRSRSQERHKRRSPTPKRNERQTKKSTSVSSVNVSPSVISGTKETKDASEKLKEEEENKRRQQEAELKLIEEETVKRVSEAIQKKVEERLNSVELNLEIEKLLKEGRKKLVSEVAAQLEKEKESALVETRRNEEQARREKEELERMLEENRRKVEESQRKEALEQQIREEERYKELVELQRQKEEALRRKKQQEEEERANQMKLLGKNKSRPKLSFALGLK, encoded by the exons ATGGGTAGAGACAGGGACATATCTAGGTCGCCGTTGCATCGGAGGAGATACTCTCCTTCACCATCACCGGTTAGGTTTGGCCGTCACAGCCGCAGAGACAGGAGCCGATCTCCTTATTTTCGGAGCAG AAGACGAAGTCGTTCATTATCTTACGAACGTCACAGAAGTCGTTCCCGctctcaagaacgacataaaCGTCGCTCTCCTACACCAAAGCGCAATGAAAGACAAACGAAAAAGAGTACCTCTGTTTCTTCCGTAAATGTTTCTCCCAGTGTAATCTCTGGTACAAAAGAGACTAAAGATGCAAGTGAAAAGTTAAAAGAAGAAGAGGAAAATAAGAG GCGTCAACAGGAGGCAGAATTAAAACTAATAGAGGAAGAAACTGTGAAGAGGGTATCGGAGGCAATACAGAAGAAAGTCGAAGAGAGATTGAATTCTGTAGAACTCAACCTTGAAATAGAGAAGCTCCTAAAGGAAGGTCGGAAGAAACTTGTTTCTGAGGTTGCGGCTCagcttgaaaaagaaaaagaatctGCTCTTGTAGAAACTCGTCGGAATGAG GAACAAGCAAGAAGAGAAAAAGAAGAGCTGGAACGAATGCTGGAAGAGAATAGGAGGAAGGTGGAAGAATCTCAAAGAAAAGAAGCATTAGAACAGCAAATAAGAGAAGAGGAGCGCTATAAAGAATTGGTGGAGCTCCAGCGGCAGAAAGAAGAGGCTCTCCGAAGGAAAAAACAGCAAGAAGAGGAGGAGCGGGCGAATCAAATGAAATTGTTGGGCAAGAACAAATCTCGACCAAAGTTGTCATTTGCCCTAGGTTTGAAATGA